A genomic region of Antennarius striatus isolate MH-2024 chromosome 2, ASM4005453v1, whole genome shotgun sequence contains the following coding sequences:
- the si:ch211-251b21.1 gene encoding LOW QUALITY PROTEIN: probable glutamate receptor (The sequence of the model RefSeq protein was modified relative to this genomic sequence to represent the inferred CDS: inserted 1 base in 1 codon) has protein sequence MRNYIILVIFAFGLIHIITSDAKGLSITTIKEDPYTMTRGPELEGYCIDLITLLSKKLGFEYKMHLVKDNRYGIIDTTGNWNGMIGEIIRGEADLAVAPLTITAVREHFVDMTTPFMQTGISFIIRKDSASEESTFSLLSPLSTNAWVGILIAFLLTGFCMFLVSRISPTEWAEPNKEGQSFTILHSFWYITGALTLQGVGPHPTGLSGRLISAIWWLFAVLLLICYWCHFNSITHSRMKHVSMMSFEELANQNVIDYGSVEGGSTMMFFKNSNNPLYRRIYEHMERKKSFVSGMEEGVRRAQLGNFAFIGEAVSLDLAVAHYCKLTRSQEVIAMRSYGIAAPLGSPLVKNLSITILQLSESGELTYLRDKWWTSSCVFNGEEKSSEALQPRELWDLFLLLGLGLGFGLLLALVELFSRARNQAKDSKRSCCSVLMSELNLRFGKGGXSVNQDSSERSKP, from the exons ATGCCAAAGgattgtccatcaccactataaAG GAAGACCCATACACAATGACCAGAGGCCCTGAGCTGGAGGGCTACTGCATTGACCTCATCACTCTGCTCTCCAAGAAGCTTGGTTTCGAGTACAAAATGCACCTGGTGAAGGACAACCGGTATGGAATCATAGACACTACTGGTAACTGGAACGGCATGATTGGCGAGATCATCAGAGGG GAAGCTGACCTTGCTGTGGCCCCCCTGaccatcactgcagtcagaGAGCACTTTGTTGATATGACAACGCCATTTATGCAAACAGGAATCAGCTTCATCATTCGTAAAGACTCTGCCTCTGAAGAGAGCACCTTCAGTCTGCTGTCACCTTTATCCACTAATGCGTGGGTTGGCATTCTCATTGCTTTCCTGCTAACAGGCTTCTGCATGTTCTTGGTCAGCAG GATTAGTCCCACTGAATGGGCTGAGCCAAACAAAGAGGGACAAAGCTTTACAATACTTCACAGTTTCTGGTACATCACAGGAGCTCTCACGCTGCAAG GTGTTGGTCCTCACCCTACAGGGTTGTCTGGAAGGTTAATCAGTGCTATCTGGTGGCTCTTTGCTGTCCTGCTGTTAATCTGCTATTGGTGCCACTTCAACTCTATCACGCATTCTAGGATGAAACATGTCTCCATGATGAGCTTTGAAGAACTGGCAAATCAGAATGTGATTGACTATGGCTCAGTCGAGGGTGGATCCACCATGATGTTCTTTAAG AATTCCAACAATCCATTGTACAGGCGCATATATGAGCACATGGAAAGAAAGAAGAGTTTTGTGAGTGGTATGGAAGAGGGTGTTCGGCGTGCCCAGTTGGGGAACTTTGCCTTCATTGGAGAAGCTGTGTCCTTGGATTTAGCAGTAGCTCACTACTGTAAACTAACCCGTTCACAGGAAGTCATTGCTATGAGAAGCTACGGCATTGCAGCACCTTTGG GTTCCCCACTGGTTAAAAACCTCTCCATCACTATTCTCCAGCTCAGTGAGTCTGGGGAGTTGACCTATCTAAGGGACAAGTGGTGGACCAGTAGTTGTGTGTTTAATGGTGAAGAAAAATCTTCTGAAGCCCTGCAGCCTCGAGAACTATGGGACCTCTTTCTTCTCCTAGGCCTGGGATTGGGGTTTGGACTGTTGCTGGCCCTGGTTGAGTTATTTTCTAGAGCCCGCAACCAAGCTAAGGATAGTAAG AGATCTTGCTGCTCAGTGTTGATGTCAGAGCTGAATCTACGATTTGGTAAAGGGG ATAGCGTCAATCAAGACAGCTCAGAGAGAAGCAAACCctga